In the Deinococcus ficus genome, one interval contains:
- a CDS encoding TrkH family potassium uptake protein, whose amino-acid sequence MPRTPLPARPIPSSASAEGGGRPEGGGRRVRLPLLARFSPPQLIALSFALAILVGGLLLWLPVMHGVNADGTVRPVNFLQALFTATSALCVTGLNVLDPSRDFNRLGQVVIMLLIQVGGLGIITFGTAFALITRRRMAFTERVQVAQQVSALNIGDVRSLIRNIFLYTFVIEGVGALLLAFAFVPRHGLGLGLYYAVFHAVSAFNNAGFALYSDNLMGFVGDPLVSGVIALLIILGGTGFLVQLNVVAHLLNPRRHRLMLHSRLVLSVMAALLAVGTLAYLALEWSNPRTLGPLGFGEKLLASFFQSVTTRTAGFNTLDYGAMTLPTLFVTLILMFIGANPGSTGGGIKTSTFYVIVVSAWSMVLGRRSVNLYGRRIDMDTILRAMTVSLLSLGLIAGMFFLLLLLNTGHPEVQFIHLLFEAISAFATVGLSMNATPLLHPDQHVVLILLMYLGRIGPLTFAVAFSRPDHRDLVRYPAERDILIG is encoded by the coding sequence ATGCCCCGCACCCCGCTTCCGGCGCGCCCGATTCCGTCCTCAGCGTCCGCCGAGGGGGGTGGGCGGCCGGAGGGCGGGGGCCGCCGGGTGCGGCTGCCGCTGCTGGCGCGGTTCAGTCCGCCGCAGCTGATCGCGCTGTCGTTTGCGCTGGCGATCCTGGTGGGGGGGCTGCTGCTGTGGCTGCCGGTCATGCACGGCGTGAACGCGGACGGCACGGTCCGGCCGGTGAATTTCCTGCAGGCGCTGTTCACGGCGACCAGTGCGCTGTGCGTGACGGGCCTGAACGTCCTGGACCCCAGCCGGGACTTCAACCGGCTGGGACAGGTGGTGATCATGCTGCTCATTCAGGTGGGGGGCCTGGGAATCATCACGTTCGGCACGGCGTTCGCGCTGATTACGCGCCGGCGCATGGCGTTCACGGAGCGGGTGCAGGTGGCGCAGCAGGTGAGCGCCCTGAACATCGGGGACGTGCGGAGCCTGATCCGCAACATCTTCCTGTACACCTTCGTGATCGAGGGCGTGGGCGCGCTGCTGCTGGCGTTCGCGTTCGTGCCCCGGCACGGCCTGGGGCTGGGCCTGTACTACGCTGTGTTCCACGCGGTGAGTGCCTTTAACAACGCGGGGTTCGCGCTGTACAGCGACAACCTGATGGGCTTCGTGGGAGACCCGCTGGTGAGCGGCGTGATCGCGCTGCTGATCATCCTGGGCGGCACGGGGTTCCTGGTGCAGCTGAACGTCGTGGCGCACCTGCTCAACCCGCGGCGGCACCGGCTGATGCTGCACAGCCGCCTGGTGCTGAGCGTCATGGCGGCCCTGCTGGCGGTGGGCACCCTGGCGTACCTGGCGCTGGAGTGGTCGAACCCCCGGACGCTGGGGCCGCTGGGGTTCGGGGAGAAGCTGCTGGCGAGTTTCTTTCAGTCGGTGACGACCCGCACCGCCGGGTTCAACACCCTGGACTACGGCGCGATGACGCTGCCCACCCTGTTCGTGACCCTGATCCTGATGTTCATCGGCGCGAACCCGGGCTCCACGGGCGGCGGGATCAAGACCAGCACCTTCTACGTGATCGTGGTGTCCGCCTGGAGCATGGTGCTGGGGCGGCGCAGCGTGAACCTGTACGGCCGGCGGATCGACATGGACACCATCCTGCGGGCCATGACGGTCTCGCTGCTGAGCCTGGGGCTGATCGCCGGCATGTTCTTCCTGCTGCTGCTGCTGAACACCGGGCACCCGGAGGTGCAGTTCATCCATCTGCTGTTCGAGGCGATCAGCGCGTTCGCGACGGTGGGCCTGAGCATGAACGCCACGCCGCTGCTGCACCCGGACCAGCACGTGGTCCTGATCCTGCTGATGTACCTGGGCCGCATCGGGCCGCTGACCTTCGCTGTGGCGTTCAGCCGCCCGGACCACCGGGACCTGGTGCGCTACCCCGCTGAACGGGACATCCTGATCGGATGA
- a CDS encoding ABC transporter substrate-binding protein yields MRFLALTLPALLLAGAAHAQAPVKIEFWHAMNGVKDQVAGYARDFNRSQSRYEIVPSVQGNYRELLPKLQAAIKAGNPPALAQLEFTQVPDVAASGGLTDLSGFVDDLPDAFRNDFVPAAWKAGVVAGKNYGLPWNLSVPALLYNANVLKSSPEGWTWTQMEAATRKLATGGRKPLVVTAEAWTFEANVLSRGGSLVDGGKPALNSPEAVEALTQLTRMSAQGLAQPRGLNDVAGGVFDFARGKNLFIMASVANWIDARRIPLVKVGLASFPCEKAASCTVPLGGGALVVPKGATATERAGAQAFWQYLMAPERLADWVEATAYAPPRRSVTQLLGKWYGQNPQIRAVHAQMNRAVPRPTLPQYADWIPLIEKAIEQATTGKLSAQAALDAAQKAALK; encoded by the coding sequence ATGCGTTTCCTTGCCCTGACCCTTCCCGCCCTGCTGCTCGCCGGGGCCGCGCACGCGCAGGCGCCCGTGAAGATCGAGTTCTGGCACGCCATGAACGGCGTGAAGGACCAGGTGGCCGGGTACGCCCGGGACTTCAACCGCTCGCAGAGCAGGTACGAGATCGTGCCCAGCGTGCAGGGCAACTACCGCGAACTGCTGCCGAAACTGCAGGCGGCGATCAAGGCCGGGAACCCCCCGGCGCTGGCACAGCTGGAATTCACGCAGGTGCCCGACGTGGCCGCGTCCGGCGGCCTGACCGACCTGAGCGGCTTCGTGGACGACCTGCCCGACGCCTTTCGGAATGACTTCGTGCCCGCCGCGTGGAAGGCCGGGGTGGTCGCCGGGAAGAACTACGGCCTGCCCTGGAACCTCAGCGTGCCGGCCCTGCTGTACAACGCCAACGTCCTGAAAAGCAGTCCGGAAGGCTGGACCTGGACGCAGATGGAAGCCGCCACCCGCAAGCTCGCCACCGGGGGCCGCAAGCCGCTGGTGGTGACGGCCGAAGCCTGGACCTTCGAGGCGAACGTGCTGTCCCGCGGCGGATCGCTGGTGGACGGGGGCAAGCCCGCCCTGAACAGCCCGGAGGCGGTGGAGGCCCTCACGCAGCTGACCCGCATGAGCGCGCAGGGCCTCGCGCAGCCGCGCGGCCTGAACGACGTGGCGGGCGGCGTGTTCGACTTCGCCCGCGGCAAGAACCTGTTCATCATGGCGAGCGTCGCCAACTGGATCGACGCCCGGCGCATCCCGCTGGTGAAGGTGGGGCTGGCGTCCTTCCCGTGCGAGAAGGCGGCCTCCTGCACCGTTCCGCTGGGCGGCGGGGCGCTGGTCGTCCCGAAGGGTGCCACGGCCACCGAACGGGCCGGCGCGCAGGCCTTCTGGCAGTACCTGATGGCGCCTGAACGTCTGGCCGACTGGGTGGAGGCCACCGCCTACGCCCCCCCGCGCCGCAGCGTGACGCAGCTGCTGGGCAAGTGGTACGGCCAGAACCCGCAGATCCGGGCGGTGCACGCGCAGATGAATCGCGCCGTGCCGCGCCCCACCCTGCCGCAGTACGCCGACTGGATTCCCCTGATCGAGAAGGCCATCGAGCAGGCTACCACCGGCAAACTCAGCGCCCAGGCCGCCCTGGACGCCGCGCAGAAGGCCGCGTTGAAGTGA
- a CDS encoding TrkH family potassium uptake protein, translating into MSRDPNMARRLLKLVPEARPRVRRQLLDRVEPPQLIALVYVLGILLGTAALHLPGVQAPGADLSSVDLLFTATSALCITGLVVADTAEAFTRQGQLILLLLFQIGGLGIIAFGTLFAVLAGRRVNFTERQHLAEQLNALNVGSVLSLLRIIFLYTLVAEAVGAGLLALRFVPDFGWREGLYQAAYHSVSAYNNAGFVVLPRGMGPYAEDPLVCGVIAVQIILGGLGFLVQLNVLTHLLRPRRNRLLTYSKLTLLTTAGLLVLGFVLLLALEWGNARTFGAFSEPGRVLAAFFQSVVPRSGGFSTVDMERLTNGSLFVMTALMFVGANSGSTGGGIKTSTFAILLGSAWNLISGRTELIAFKRRIPTSTVVRAGTVTTIYTLLVGSAFFALVVSNPQLGFTHLLFETVSAAATVGLSMNTTPKLNDAGLIILTVLMYLGRIGPVTFALALNQRQVKRGVIKYPAEPDILVG; encoded by the coding sequence ATGAGCCGCGACCCGAACATGGCGCGCCGGTTGCTGAAACTGGTCCCGGAAGCCCGGCCGCGGGTGCGGCGGCAGCTGCTGGACCGCGTGGAGCCGCCGCAGCTGATCGCGCTGGTGTACGTGCTGGGCATCCTGCTGGGCACCGCGGCGCTGCACCTGCCGGGCGTGCAGGCGCCGGGCGCGGACCTCAGCAGCGTGGACCTGCTGTTCACGGCCACCAGTGCGCTGTGCATCACGGGGCTGGTCGTGGCGGACACGGCCGAGGCGTTCACGCGGCAGGGGCAGCTGATCCTGCTGCTGCTGTTCCAGATCGGGGGGCTGGGCATCATCGCGTTCGGGACGCTGTTCGCGGTGCTGGCGGGCCGGCGGGTGAACTTCACCGAGCGCCAGCACCTCGCCGAGCAGCTGAACGCCCTGAACGTGGGCAGCGTGCTGTCGCTGCTGCGGATCATCTTCCTGTACACCCTGGTGGCCGAGGCGGTCGGTGCTGGGCTGCTGGCGCTGCGGTTCGTGCCGGACTTCGGCTGGAGGGAGGGGCTGTACCAGGCCGCGTACCACTCGGTCAGCGCGTACAACAACGCGGGCTTCGTGGTGCTGCCCCGCGGCATGGGCCCCTACGCCGAGGACCCGCTGGTGTGCGGGGTGATCGCGGTGCAGATCATCCTGGGGGGCCTGGGGTTCCTGGTGCAGCTGAACGTGCTGACGCACCTGCTGCGGCCGCGGCGCAACCGGCTCCTGACCTACAGCAAGCTCACGCTGCTCACCACCGCCGGGCTGCTGGTGCTGGGCTTCGTGCTGCTGCTGGCGCTGGAATGGGGCAACGCCCGCACCTTCGGGGCGTTCAGTGAGCCCGGGCGGGTGCTGGCGGCGTTCTTCCAGAGTGTGGTGCCGCGCAGCGGGGGCTTTTCCACGGTGGATATGGAGCGGCTCACCAACGGCAGCCTGTTCGTGATGACCGCGCTGATGTTCGTGGGCGCCAACAGCGGTTCCACCGGCGGCGGCATCAAGACCAGCACCTTCGCGATCCTGCTGGGCAGCGCCTGGAACCTGATCAGCGGCCGCACGGAACTGATCGCCTTCAAGCGCCGCATCCCCACCTCCACGGTCGTGCGGGCGGGCACGGTCACGACCATCTACACCCTGCTGGTGGGCAGCGCGTTCTTCGCGCTGGTCGTCAGCAACCCGCAGCTGGGGTTCACGCACCTGCTGTTCGAGACGGTCAGCGCCGCCGCCACGGTGGGCCTGAGCATGAACACCACCCCGAAACTCAACGACGCCGGGCTGATCATCCTGACGGTCCTGATGTACCTGGGCCGCATCGGGCCGGTCACGTTCGCCCTGGCGCTCAACCAGCGGCAGGTCAAGCGCGGCGTGATCAAGTACCCGGCCGAACCGGACATCCTGGTCGGCTGA
- a CDS encoding methyltransferase domain-containing protein, with product MPPRTPRSDRPGRPSSGRNAAFPGRGKSSRPKTDYRTRAPAHEYELDALPGLEHVAATELQGVPLARDVRGLRFWYPGDPERLTRLRSVVAAYRVQAWDVPRPRGLLGNQQLGELTDWLRDVAAVGGHTSFRLSAAGKDSSVMQRLAEELQGSLGLPHQPEDGELLIRLRPSEVGPGWEVLARITPRPLSARAWRVCNMGGGLNATIAYATHKLAGQRDVDRIFNPMSGSGTLLVERALMGPSDALVGVDIDPAAVACARQNLQAAKKQVEVACLDALHTDLPARSFDLITADLPWGDAIGDHRSNETLYPAFLQEMHRLSSKHGRLAVITHEIKLFERVLAGQQKWEGHELLQVYSGGHWPKVYLLHKR from the coding sequence ATGCCGCCCCGCACCCCGCGCTCCGACCGTCCCGGACGACCCAGTTCCGGGCGCAACGCTGCCTTCCCGGGCCGGGGCAAGAGCAGCCGCCCCAAGACCGACTACCGCACCCGCGCGCCCGCTCACGAGTACGAACTCGACGCCCTGCCCGGCCTGGAACACGTGGCCGCCACCGAACTCCAGGGTGTGCCGCTCGCCCGCGACGTGCGCGGCCTGCGCTTCTGGTACCCCGGCGACCCGGAACGCCTCACGCGCCTGCGGTCCGTCGTGGCCGCCTACCGCGTGCAGGCCTGGGACGTGCCCCGCCCCCGCGGCCTGCTCGGCAACCAGCAGCTCGGGGAACTCACCGACTGGCTGCGTGACGTCGCGGCCGTCGGCGGGCACACGTCCTTCCGCCTCAGCGCCGCCGGGAAGGACTCCAGCGTCATGCAGCGCCTCGCCGAGGAACTCCAGGGCAGTCTGGGCCTCCCGCACCAGCCCGAGGACGGCGAACTCCTCATCCGCCTGCGGCCCAGCGAGGTCGGCCCCGGCTGGGAAGTCCTGGCCCGCATCACCCCCCGGCCCCTCAGCGCCCGCGCGTGGCGGGTGTGCAACATGGGCGGCGGCCTGAACGCCACCATCGCCTACGCCACCCACAAACTCGCCGGGCAGCGCGACGTGGACCGCATCTTCAACCCCATGAGCGGCAGCGGCACCCTGCTCGTCGAACGCGCCCTGATGGGCCCCTCCGACGCGCTCGTCGGCGTGGACATCGACCCGGCCGCCGTCGCCTGCGCCCGGCAGAACCTCCAGGCCGCCAAGAAACAGGTCGAGGTCGCCTGCCTCGACGCGCTGCACACCGACCTGCCCGCCCGCAGCTTCGACCTGATCACCGCCGACCTTCCCTGGGGCGACGCCATCGGCGACCACCGCAGCAACGAGACCCTGTACCCCGCCTTCCTGCAGGAGATGCACCGCCTGAGCAGCAAACACGGCCGTCTGGCCGTCATCACGCACGAGATCAAGCTGTTCGAACGCGTCCTGGCCGGGCAGCAGAAATGGGAAGGGCACGAACTCCTGCAGGTGTACAGCGGCGGCCACTGGCCCAAGGTCTACCTGCTGCACAAACGCTGA
- a CDS encoding phosphopentomutase, translated as MLLTIIVLDSVGMGELPDAEKFGDRGAHTINHTLERHPVPLPNLARLGLGHLPTVNTGDAHIPAVPTSDLQGAYGRMREVSPGKDTSTGHWEFMGVQLEHPFQVFPDGFPPAVMDRFDAATGRGHLCNRPYSGTDVIRDFGPEHLKTGAPIVYTSADSVFQIAAHEDVVPLETLYEWCRAAREILQGEYAVARVIARPFRGEFPFERANEHRKDFSLTPPPTVLDAVKATGQAVIGIGKIPDIYANQGFTESIHTDDNADGIRKTLARMRQAAQDGTRGLIFTNLVDFDSKFGHRRDPEGYSRTLAEFDRALPELLAAVPQDGVLLILSDHGNDPTWHGSDHTREHGLLLAYRPGLTPVSLGDRETFADVGATVAEALGATWEGPGESFWTPLN; from the coding sequence ATGCTGCTAACGATCATCGTGCTGGACTCCGTGGGCATGGGTGAACTGCCGGACGCCGAGAAGTTCGGGGACCGGGGCGCGCACACCATCAACCACACGCTGGAACGCCACCCGGTGCCGCTCCCGAACCTCGCCCGGCTGGGCCTGGGGCACCTGCCAACCGTGAACACCGGCGACGCGCATATTCCCGCCGTGCCCACCAGCGACCTGCAGGGCGCCTACGGCCGCATGCGCGAGGTCAGCCCCGGCAAGGACACCAGCACCGGCCACTGGGAGTTCATGGGCGTGCAGCTCGAGCACCCCTTCCAGGTGTTCCCGGACGGCTTCCCGCCCGCCGTGATGGACCGCTTCGACGCCGCGACCGGCCGGGGGCACCTGTGCAACCGGCCCTACAGCGGCACGGACGTGATCCGCGACTTCGGGCCGGAGCACCTCAAGACCGGGGCGCCCATCGTGTACACCAGCGCCGACAGCGTCTTCCAGATCGCCGCGCACGAGGACGTCGTGCCGCTGGAGACGCTGTACGAGTGGTGCCGCGCCGCCCGCGAGATCCTGCAGGGCGAGTACGCCGTGGCCCGCGTGATCGCCCGGCCGTTCCGGGGCGAATTCCCGTTCGAGCGGGCCAACGAGCACCGCAAGGACTTCAGCCTCACCCCGCCCCCCACCGTGCTGGACGCCGTGAAGGCCACCGGGCAGGCCGTGATCGGCATCGGGAAGATCCCGGACATCTACGCCAACCAGGGCTTCACCGAGAGCATCCACACCGATGACAACGCCGACGGCATCCGCAAGACCCTGGCCCGCATGCGGCAGGCCGCGCAGGACGGCACCCGCGGGCTGATCTTCACGAACCTCGTGGACTTCGACAGCAAGTTCGGGCACCGCCGCGACCCCGAGGGGTACAGCCGCACCCTGGCCGAGTTCGACCGCGCCCTGCCGGAGCTGCTGGCCGCCGTGCCGCAGGACGGCGTGCTGCTGATCCTCTCCGATCACGGCAACGACCCCACCTGGCACGGCAGCGACCACACCCGCGAGCACGGCCTGCTGCTCGCCTACCGCCCCGGCCTGACCCCCGTGAGCCTGGGCGACCGAGAGACCTTCGCGGACGTCGGCGCGACCGTCGCCGAGGCGCTCGGCGCCACCTGGGAAGGGCCGGGTGAGAGCTTCTGGACGCCGCTGAACTAG
- the lptB gene encoding LPS export ABC transporter ATP-binding protein — MTAPTTENPTHTAPATAGLPAAVTGAGRPHLTAEHLGKTYGRRAVVRDASFTVKPGEIVALFGPNGAGKTTTFYMLVGFVRPGVGRIMLGDRDVTRLPMHERARLGLGYLPQEPSAFRKLTARDNLLAILEYQKLSRAEQEARADALLAEFGLTHLAGSFAYQLSGGERRRLELARALTTDPDYLLLDEPFTGVDPKSIREIQRLIHELRDRRGIGVFITDHNVRETIALTDRVYLMYDGEVKFEGTPREFAQDDDARRHYLGDDFEL, encoded by the coding sequence GTGACCGCGCCCACCACGGAAAACCCGACCCACACGGCCCCCGCCACGGCTGGCCTGCCGGCCGCCGTGACCGGTGCGGGCCGCCCGCACCTGACCGCGGAGCACCTGGGCAAGACCTACGGGCGCCGCGCGGTCGTGCGGGACGCGAGCTTCACCGTGAAACCCGGGGAGATCGTGGCCCTGTTCGGCCCGAACGGCGCGGGCAAGACCACCACCTTCTACATGCTGGTGGGCTTCGTGCGCCCCGGAGTTGGCCGCATCATGCTGGGCGACCGGGACGTGACCCGGCTCCCCATGCACGAACGCGCCCGGCTGGGCCTGGGGTATCTGCCGCAGGAACCCAGTGCCTTTCGCAAGCTCACCGCGCGCGACAACCTGCTCGCCATCCTGGAGTACCAGAAGCTCTCCCGCGCCGAGCAGGAAGCCCGCGCGGACGCGCTGCTCGCCGAGTTCGGGCTGACGCACCTGGCCGGCAGCTTCGCGTACCAGCTGTCCGGCGGGGAGCGCCGCCGCCTGGAACTTGCCCGGGCCCTGACCACCGACCCCGACTACCTGCTGTTGGACGAACCGTTCACGGGCGTGGACCCCAAGAGCATCCGGGAGATCCAGCGCCTGATTCACGAACTCCGTGACCGGCGCGGCATCGGCGTGTTCATCACCGACCACAACGTCCGCGAGACCATCGCCCTGACCGACCGCGTGTACCTGATGTACGACGGTGAGGTGAAGTTCGAGGGCACCCCGCGCGAATTCGCGCAGGACGACGACGCCCGCCGCCACTACCTCGGCGACGACTTCGAGCTGTAA
- a CDS encoding Gfo/Idh/MocA family protein — MTTFRWGILGAARIARALIPAIRASGGEVVALGVRDPASDHARTFSQEWDVPLVGGYQDVIAADVDAIYNPLPNDLHLPWTLAALHAGKHALTEKPLTLNAAEATQLADAAQQTGRTLLEAFAYRFQPHVTRLREIAQSGELGELRAVTATFGFHMTNPDDFRWTAEKGGGALYDVGTYPVNLTRLLLGEPRAVTAQARWTGGSPEHGVDAGLSGLLHYPQALATISCAFDWTEPSTQRLTLTGTRGTVDVDGVFHSHTQHPTRLRITDATGERTEDFPPFNAYAAMVSHFQRAARGEETPLYPPTEAVAHARVLDALLDSARKGSEVKIQR, encoded by the coding sequence ATGACCACCTTCCGCTGGGGCATCCTCGGCGCGGCCCGCATCGCCCGCGCCCTCATTCCCGCCATCCGCGCCAGTGGGGGAGAGGTCGTCGCGCTCGGCGTGCGCGACCCCGCCAGCGACCACGCCCGGACCTTCTCCCAGGAATGGGACGTGCCCCTCGTGGGCGGTTACCAGGACGTCATCGCGGCGGACGTGGACGCCATCTACAACCCCCTCCCCAACGACCTGCACCTGCCCTGGACCCTCGCGGCCCTGCACGCCGGGAAGCACGCCCTGACCGAAAAACCCCTCACGCTGAACGCCGCCGAAGCCACGCAACTCGCCGACGCTGCCCAGCAGACCGGGCGCACCCTGCTGGAAGCCTTCGCGTACCGCTTCCAGCCGCACGTCACCCGCCTGCGCGAGATTGCCCAAAGCGGCGAACTCGGCGAGCTCCGCGCCGTCACCGCCACCTTCGGCTTCCACATGACCAACCCCGACGACTTCCGCTGGACCGCCGAGAAGGGCGGCGGCGCCCTCTACGACGTCGGCACCTACCCCGTGAACCTCACCCGCCTCCTTCTCGGCGAACCCCGGGCCGTCACCGCCCAGGCCCGCTGGACCGGGGGCAGCCCCGAGCACGGCGTGGACGCCGGCCTCAGCGGCCTGCTGCACTACCCCCAGGCCCTCGCCACCATCAGCTGCGCCTTCGACTGGACCGAACCCTCCACCCAGCGCCTCACCCTGACCGGCACCCGCGGCACCGTGGACGTGGACGGCGTCTTCCACAGCCACACCCAGCACCCCACCCGCCTGCGCATCACCGACGCCACCGGAGAGCGCACCGAGGACTTCCCCCCCTTCAACGCCTACGCCGCCATGGTCAGCCACTTCCAGCGCGCCGCCCGCGGAGAGGAAACGCCCCTCTACCCCCCCACCGAGGCCGTCGCCCACGCCCGGGTGCTCGACGCCCTGCTGGACTCAGCCAGAAAGGGAAGCGAAGTGAAGATCCAGCGCTGA
- a CDS encoding DUF3084 domain-containing protein yields the protein MLWLFLPFVVILSGVVAYAADTVAKKAGRAHLRWFGLRPKQTALIVAVLAGMGISAASLAAFLWLNSSAVNTIAQADQLRPQIEALKADLKGVQAQLTATNRERDQAQQEAARARAQQQEAQQDYRAAATQLRAAQAAEARLKAESGTLQRTVTTLQGRAQESRRKLAASEAALKASQARSQALDARVLDLQGQTALAQQEVKLAETGAARARQAVQDAELASQKARRVARDAEAKAAQAQQAAQAAQDRARTVQAQAAQAQQKVTALSAQLKQIEASRQQAAAALKAAQQARTTAETQRQVATTALKQLTQEKAALSAERDRLAAERSKLAAERDRVQRDLSALRTQQAQLRASNTTLSNDLASKTTELLATQARVSQLQDEYSSARTELSVSRNSDLAYPKNELVYADVVPSVRNLDAFLNAASRAAQARGAAARGAARAVVLPASARANLETKLRALNSSTFMFCRAAQNSAVGFPVDLTCDVRPNVTLYRAGETIRKATVNPRTDSRVLQQQISDLVKDAVLDLNVRGVLAENVTNPGLDVTEFVSLITKLGSLPGPSAVVVIAAREDVRPGTRVNLYARVQ from the coding sequence GTGCTGTGGCTGTTCCTGCCGTTCGTGGTGATCCTGTCGGGCGTGGTCGCCTACGCCGCCGACACGGTCGCCAAGAAGGCCGGCCGCGCGCACTTGCGCTGGTTCGGGCTGCGGCCCAAGCAGACCGCCCTGATCGTGGCGGTCCTGGCCGGCATGGGCATCAGCGCCGCCAGCCTCGCGGCCTTCCTGTGGCTGAACAGCAGCGCCGTGAACACCATCGCGCAGGCCGACCAGCTGCGCCCCCAGATCGAGGCCCTGAAGGCCGACCTGAAAGGCGTGCAGGCCCAGCTGACCGCCACCAACCGCGAGCGTGACCAGGCCCAGCAGGAAGCCGCCCGCGCCCGCGCGCAGCAGCAGGAAGCGCAGCAGGATTACCGCGCGGCCGCCACGCAGCTCCGGGCCGCGCAGGCCGCCGAGGCCCGCCTGAAGGCCGAGTCCGGCACGCTGCAGCGCACCGTGACCACCCTGCAGGGCCGCGCGCAGGAAAGCCGCCGCAAGCTCGCCGCCAGCGAGGCCGCCCTGAAGGCCAGCCAGGCCCGCTCCCAGGCGCTGGACGCCCGCGTGCTGGACCTGCAGGGCCAGACCGCCCTGGCGCAGCAGGAGGTCAAGCTCGCCGAGACCGGCGCCGCCCGCGCCCGGCAGGCCGTGCAGGACGCCGAACTCGCCTCGCAGAAGGCCCGACGGGTCGCCCGCGACGCCGAGGCGAAGGCCGCGCAGGCCCAGCAGGCGGCGCAGGCCGCCCAGGACCGGGCCCGGACCGTGCAGGCCCAGGCGGCGCAGGCGCAGCAGAAAGTCACGGCCCTGAGCGCGCAGCTCAAACAGATCGAGGCGAGCCGCCAGCAGGCCGCGGCCGCCCTGAAGGCCGCGCAGCAGGCTCGCACGACCGCCGAGACGCAGCGGCAGGTCGCCACCACCGCCCTGAAGCAGCTCACGCAGGAGAAAGCCGCCCTGAGCGCCGAACGGGACCGCCTGGCCGCAGAGCGCAGCAAACTGGCCGCCGAACGTGACCGGGTGCAGCGGGACCTGAGCGCCCTGCGCACCCAGCAGGCGCAACTGCGGGCCAGCAACACCACCCTCAGCAACGACCTGGCCTCCAAGACCACCGAACTGCTCGCCACGCAGGCCCGCGTGAGCCAGCTGCAGGACGAGTACAGCAGCGCCCGCACCGAACTGAGCGTGAGCCGCAACAGCGACCTCGCCTACCCGAAGAACGAACTGGTGTACGCGGACGTGGTGCCCAGCGTGCGCAACCTGGACGCCTTCCTGAACGCCGCCTCGCGCGCCGCGCAGGCCCGCGGCGCCGCGGCGCGGGGCGCGGCGCGGGCGGTGGTGCTGCCGGCCTCGGCCCGCGCGAACCTGGAGACGAAACTCCGGGCGCTGAACTCCAGCACGTTCATGTTCTGCCGCGCCGCGCAGAACTCCGCGGTGGGCTTCCCGGTGGACCTCACCTGTGACGTCCGCCCGAACGTGACGCTGTACCGCGCGGGCGAGACGATCCGCAAGGCGACCGTGAACCCCCGCACGGACTCCCGCGTGTTGCAGCAGCAGATCAGCGACCTGGTGAAGGACGCGGTGCTGGACCTGAACGTGCGCGGCGTGCTGGCCGAGAACGTGACGAACCCGGGCCTGGACGTCACGGAGTTCGTCTCGCTGATCACGAAGCTGGGCAGCCTGCCGGGTCCGTCGGCGGTGGTGGTGATCGCCGCGCGCGAGGACGTGCGGCCAGGCACCCGCGTGAACCTGTACGCCCGCGTGCAGTGA
- a CDS encoding potassium channel family protein: protein MKTKQCLVIGLGRFGTAVATTLYEMGHEVVAIDQNEENVERVMNLVTHAAIVDAADERALRAIGAGEFDVVVVAIGTDIQANIMATMNAKSLGAPYVVSKAVDEMARRVLERIGADLVIRPEHDMGVRLARQIATPNIVDTLDLGGDYAIVEIEANDRLKGTLRDLNLTGRFAVQVIAVSRAGKVEVSPRAEHDIRSHDKLVVVGTSHSLDELRRYLGD, encoded by the coding sequence ATGAAGACCAAACAATGCCTCGTGATCGGCCTGGGCCGCTTCGGAACCGCGGTCGCCACCACCCTGTACGAGATGGGCCACGAGGTCGTCGCCATCGACCAGAACGAGGAGAACGTGGAGCGCGTGATGAACCTCGTCACGCACGCCGCCATCGTGGACGCCGCCGACGAACGCGCCCTGCGGGCCATCGGCGCCGGCGAGTTCGACGTGGTGGTCGTCGCCATCGGCACGGACATCCAGGCGAACATCATGGCGACCATGAACGCCAAGAGCCTGGGCGCCCCCTACGTGGTCAGCAAGGCCGTGGACGAGATGGCCCGCCGCGTGCTCGAACGCATCGGCGCGGACCTCGTGATCCGGCCCGAGCACGACATGGGCGTGCGCCTCGCCCGGCAGATCGCCACGCCGAACATCGTGGACACCCTGGACCTCGGCGGGGACTACGCCATCGTGGAAATCGAGGCGAACGACCGCCTGAAGGGCACCCTGCGCGACCTGAATCTCACCGGCCGCTTCGCGGTGCAGGTGATCGCCGTGAGCCGCGCCGGGAAGGTCGAGGTCAGCCCCCGCGCCGAGCACGACATCCGCAGCCACGACAAGCTCGTGGTGGTGGGCACCAGCCACAGCCTGGACGAGCTGCGCCGCTACCTCGGCGACTGA